One Triplophysa rosa linkage group LG9, Trosa_1v2, whole genome shotgun sequence genomic window carries:
- the si:dkey-45k15.1 gene encoding exocyst complex component 3-like protein 4: MDKSPTSPVGGIFHRLSNLRKSAPRIKKRSMSKKLSFSFDKEEEITEIFQIKDTEIPSKPCSVSQIREYIKTDELKQAYVNLLSLRLDIQQKRGALEEGASDVDLVNKETDIRMLFDTLKNKIADIVRSSTLQSVNKELLAQVVTIVLEENKKSEMMLGWMEMWRNAVRDGVRDTLKKVHLDKPEQNTSWLAVHLGLLGKAVEDDLKRVKAELHSSYPKDFNVFETYVSCYNEVVEEHSKELLEKVTEAKDYYTLLDFIIHRYPSDLRTEQGAVKLEQDFLNKIKNAYFDRVMEDFKAALKNIIILERDEVWKTKKTPDRTDDGFLTSHVNMDICQLIASYSRQLIEIDENHGKLFVRFSLEELHQFHKRFEEEFRQHTRSLLTSDLLDLYLWVNYHITYINTFLLLKEQMQCYRESCLTEVVQLEKDVDEVTQRLRQTLMDHFKTDIKPYINGMMTKKWIKTDEDFTEVTSRIESYSGLCKSMRNPASQIFVNDVHYYVIKEYVAQLMKKKYSCKNTKNEEAADKMRTQWKELRKLFQEMGSSLDWLYPLGNYVSDIIGMENEKSIKDILHPLVSDYPDISKKQMSAVLYFRDNGFSLERHQVINQFNLIKRDTGNIIHERSFFIDME, from the exons ATGGACAAGTCTCCCACATCTCCTG TTGGGGGAATCTTTCACAGGTTATCGAATCTCAGAAAAAGTGCTCCACGCATTAAAAAAAGGAGTATGTCAAAGAAACTATCTTTTTCATTTGATAAAGAAGAGGAAATCACTGAGATATTTCAAATTAAGGACACAGAGATCCCTTCTAAGCCGTGCTCGG TTTCACAGATAAGAGAATATATAAAAACGGATGAGCTTAAGCAGGCTTACGTGAATCTTCTTTCCCTTCGCCTGGATATTCAGCAGAAGCGAGGAGCTTTAGAAGAAGGAGCTTCTGACGTGGATCTAGTCAATAAAGAGACAGACATTAGAATGCTCTTCGACACCCTAAAGAATAAAATAGCTGATATTGTGCGCTCTAGTACGCTGCAATCTGTCAATAAAGAGTTACTTGCGCAAGTGGTCACTATAGTCCTGGAGGAAAATAAGAAATCAGAAATGATGCTGGGGTGGATGGAGATGTGGAGGAATGCGGTACGAGACGGGGTtagagacactttgaagaaagttCACCTGGACAAGCCTGAACAGAACACGTCATGGTTGGCAGTACACCTGGGGCTTCTGGGTAAAGCGGTTGAGGATGATTTGAAGAGAGTGAAAGCAGAACTTCACAGCTCATATCCAAAAGACTTTAATGTGTTTGAAACCTACGTCTCCTGCTATAATGAGGTCGTGGAGGAGCATTCGAAGGAACTTCTGGAAAAGGTGACAGAGGCAAAAGATTACTACACTCTCCTAGACTTCATTATTCATCGCTATCCCAG TGATCTGAGAACAGAACAGGGAGCTGTTAAACTGGAGCAAGACTTCCTCAATAAAATCAAGAACGCTTATTTTGATCGGGTGATG GAGGACTTTAAAGCTGCACTGAAGAATATTATCATCTTAGAAAGAGACGAGGTTTGGAAAACGAAGAAAACTCCAGACAGAACAGATGATGGATTCCTTACTTCACATGTCAACATGGACATCTGTCAG ttaATAGCAAGTTATTCCCGGCAGCTTATTGAGATCGATGAGAATCATGGGAAGTTGTTTGTACGGTTTTCTTTGGAGGAGCTACATCAATTTCATAAAAG ATTTGAAGAAGAGTTCAGACAGCACACCCGCTCTCTGCTGACCTCAGACCTGCTGGACTTGTATCTGTGGGTTAATTATCACATCACCTATATCAACACTtttcttttactcaa AGAGCAAATGCAATGCTACAGAGAGAGCTGTTTAACTGAGGTGGTGCAGCTGGAGAAAGACGTGGACGAAGTGACACAAAGACTCCGTCAGACCCTGATGGACCATTTCAAAACGGATATCAAG cCTTATATAAATGGTATGATGACAAAGAAATGGATCAAAACTGATGAAGATTTTACAGAAGTAACATCCAGAATTGAGAGTTACTCTGGACTCTGTAAATCCATGAGAAATCCAGCATctcag ATCTTCGTAAATGATGTGCactattatgtgataaaagAATATGTCGCACAACTGATGAAGAAAAAGTATTCATGTAAGAATACCAAGAATGAAGAAGCTGCTGATAAAATGAGAACACAATGGAAAGAGCTCAGGAAACTGTTTCAGGAAATG GGATCGTCCTTAGACTGGTTATATCCACTGGGGAATTACGTTAGTGACATTATTGGAATGGAAAATGAGAAAAGTATCAAAGATATTTTACATCCATTAGTTAGCGATTACCCAGACATCAG CAAGAAGCAAATGTCAGCAGTGTTGTACTTCAGAGACAATGGTTTTAGCTTGGAGAGACATCAGGTTATTAATCAGTTTAATCTGATCAAACGGGACACTGGCAACATCATTCATGAGCGCAGCTTCTTCATTGACATGGAG TGA